In Glycine soja cultivar W05 chromosome 10, ASM419377v2, whole genome shotgun sequence, the genomic stretch TGTGCATTTCAGATTTTGACTTCTTGATATGTGCCTTAGCAGAAGGAGGCACAACACTCTCATTTGCAGCACGTCCTTTGTTATTCTTGAGCTTCTTTTCCATAGCACTTAACTCTGCTTCCTTCTTCTTCAGCTCCCCTTCTAATTGAGATATCTGTTTCTTCATATTTTCTTTCTCCACTTGTTCTTTGCGCaaactttgttttatttcattGTGCTGATTCTTAAAGGTTTCTACTTCTGACAGTAGGGTTCCAAGTATCTTCTCCTCATCATTTGGTATCATAAGTCGTTCTCCTTTCTGGGTCTCAGTCGTGTTCTTTGTTAGGTTTGTTTCAGACAATGCACCCTCTGCCATCAACATCTTAATTTGAGATCTCAgcatttgaatttgctttgaAAATGAAGCATCCTTTTCATCCTTTTGCCTCTGTGCATCCTCAAGTTGTTTCGACTTAACTTCTAGTTCTTGTGACATCTGTTCTATTGTTTCGGCTTTAGAATCTATTTGGTTCAAAAGctctttcattttcaattcattctgaTCTGTGATAAGCCTGAGCTCTTCATTGCATTTATGGAGCATTTCTTCTATAAGTTTGTTCTGGTGCCGCAACGCATCAGCTTCCGCAACTGCTTTCATagtcatcttttcattctcttcaacTTTTTGTGACATTTCAACAGAAAGCAATCTATATTCCTCCTCAAAACGCTCAGATGCGACAACATTATTGTGTCTTATCTTTCTCAAGGCCTCTTCTGCTTGGATGGCCCGTTCTTCCTGCTCAGTTTTTGCACATTGCATAGCATGGAGATCTTCTTCAAATTGATCTGCCTGTAGTTTCAGTTCTTTCTCCAAAGACTTGACTTCATTTTCAAGTTCCTTGATACAGACCAGAGATGCTGAAAATTCCTCTTCCTGCACCTTTAGCCTTTCATCTAATCTCTCTACTTGAGATTCAAGTTGTTGTATTGTAACTAAACAAGATGAATGTTCATTCTGTAACTTGATGTGTTGTGCTTCATCTTGCTTTAACCTTAAAGAGATATCCACATTTTCCTTCTTAAGAAGATCATACTCCAAAGTGAGTTCTTTTATTTGCTCACTTAGCTCTTCATGTTGCTTGTAGTAATTGTCTATTTCTTCATCCTGGTCTGCAATTTTTTGCCGCAAGCGATCTAATTCTGTGGCATCATCATGCTCTTTAGTAATCTTCTGGGATTTTGTATTGGTAGACAGATCCAATATTTCATTATTCTTTTGTTCCAGCATTGCTTCAAGGTCTGTCACAGCCAAAAGTAATTCAGAGTTCGAGTTTTGTGTCTTCCGCAATTGCAATTGGAGATTGGCCTTCATATCTTTTTCATAAACAAGCTCATCCTTTATTGCCTCTAACTGAAGCCTAGTATCTTCAATCTCAGACTTCAAGGTTTTAGTGGTTTTGCTCTCATTATTGAAGTTCTGCTGGGACTTGAGTTGCTCATACTTGGTCTTGAGCAAATCTCTCTCCTCTCTGAGACTAATTATTTGTCTTGACAAATTCTGTCCCCTACTGCTTTCTTTTTCTACCTGCCTTCGAAGTGATTGCAACTCTATTTCTGATACTTCTGCCTGCCTCTTTAAAGAAGTAATTTCACTTTTGAGGCTTTCAGTGGCATTATTTGAAGGCTCCTGTAATCTTTCTCTTGGAAGATTATCTTCCAGGCTGTTAGTCCAGTCACCTAAACTTCCATCTGATGCTGAACCAGTTGACCAGTTTGTGTTTGACCTCTTATGCACTTGGGTTTCGGTTGCAGTGGCCTTAACAGTTCCTCTTGATGGAATTGAATTTTGTCTGAAGCTATAAGGATCCTCCCATGAAGCTACACCAGGACTGATGCCATTAGATGCATCTTGCTCAGAATACTCAGATCTAGTCCTTGCCGTGTGCCCATTctataagataataataaaaactaatgtaACTATAAGTTTATAAATGAGTTATCTCCTAGCATTACTTATCCTCTTCATAAGTTTCTGCTAAGgaaagtttcaagtttcaactgtGTAAATAGAATTGTTAGCCATATAAAGGTATCTTATAAGACCTTACTTCATCAACATTATAACTTTCATGATCCGTACTGCCATAGCTCAGCTGGTGTTTCAAGTTTCCTTCACTGCAAAGTCCCTCAGCTTCATTATCTTCCCCATTTCTGGAATTCAGGTATAAGGTTGAGAGAGCATATtggagagaaataaaatataaaaaaaaaaacatagggaaaattctaatttaaaattaacaggGTGTTATGGTTCACTTTCACCTTTCAGCAGCATATCCTTCCACGTTCTGAATAGTCACCTGTCTCAACATTCAACAATTCTAATGTGAGAAATTAAGAATgaggtattttttaaataaataaaaaaatagtatgaaaGGAAACAAAACTCCCAAAAAGCTCAAATTCTTATGATATGCTAAAGATTAAGAAATGAATGATGTGAAAGTGCTTGTTGAGAATTGAGAGTGAAACAAGAAGCAAGGTAGGGAAGGAGATCAAGAGTACTAACATGTAGAACTATGCCTGAATTG encodes the following:
- the LOC114371142 gene encoding MAR-binding filament-like protein 1-1; this translates as MFKSWSKKNKIKALFKLDFQATQVPKMKKNAIMVSLVPDDVGKPTVKLEKTAVQDGTCSWENPVFEPVKLVRDSKSGKVHEKIYHFIVSTGSSKSGFLGEASIDFADFVAETEPMTISLPLKFANSGIVLHVTIQNVEGYAAERNGEDNEAEGLCSEGNLKHQLSYGSTDHESYNVDENGHTARTRSEYSEQDASNGISPGVASWEDPYSFRQNSIPSRGTVKATATETQVHKRSNTNWSTGSASDGSLGDWTNSLEDNLPRERLQEPSNNATESLKSEITSLKRQAEVSEIELQSLRRQVEKESSRGQNLSRQIISLREERDLLKTKYEQLKSQQNFNNESKTTKTLKSEIEDTRLQLEAIKDELVYEKDMKANLQLQLRKTQNSNSELLLAVTDLEAMLEQKNNEILDLSTNTKSQKITKEHDDATELDRLRQKIADQDEEIDNYYKQHEELSEQIKELTLEYDLLKKENVDISLRLKQDEAQHIKLQNEHSSCLVTIQQLESQVERLDERLKVQEEEFSASLVCIKELENEVKSLEKELKLQADQFEEDLHAMQCAKTEQEERAIQAEEALRKIRHNNVVASERFEEEYRLLSVEMSQKVEENEKMTMKAVAEADALRHQNKLIEEMLHKCNEELRLITDQNELKMKELLNQIDSKAETIEQMSQELEVKSKQLEDAQRQKDEKDASFSKQIQMLRSQIKMLMAEGALSETNLTKNTTETQKGERLMIPNDEEKILGTLLSEVETFKNQHNEIKQSLRKEQVEKENMKKQISQLEGELKKKEAELSAMEKKLKNNKGRAANESVVPPSAKAHIKKSKSEMHKGMDAANAAVSKFEGGTLGKSAGSEGHTNELLNEVAQLKERNKIMESELKDMEERYSEISLKFAEVEGERQQLVMALRNLKNGKKN